A genome region from Crossiella equi includes the following:
- a CDS encoding molybdopterin-dependent oxidoreductase, whose product MDSSHRLRFPVAALLGVLGVVAALGAGHLTAGLVEPAASPFLAVGNAAIDLTPAAVKDFAVRTFGTSDKLVLLIGMAVVLGGLGVLAGALSRRVSTPGQVLAIGLGLLGLVAVYTRPDVGQLGLLAPAASLFAGLWTFRWLHGLALAAAAEDPAYGRASRRAFLRTSAGVAAGAGIAGIAGQLLGSRVDLEASRAGVARALARTGPLPATPPGSDFAADGTPAFRTPNADFYRIDTALSVPRLPAEDWRLRVHGLVERELTLTFDDLLRRPVVHRTITMTCVSNEVGGPYVSTATFTGVDLRELLLEAGVKPGADQLATTSEDGWTCGTPVAVLLEPDRGALLAYGMNGEPLPLEHGFPVRLVTPGLYGYVGATKWLVDAELTTFAEFSPYWIRRGWGERGPVKTQSRVDRPAPFAKVPAGRVVVAGTAWAQHVGVSTVEVRVDGGPWQRAELAAEAGVDTWRMWRTWFELAPGRHTVECRATDRSGQTQTSARADVVPDGATGWHAVEFTVS is encoded by the coding sequence GTGGACAGCAGTCACCGGCTCCGGTTCCCCGTCGCCGCGCTCCTCGGCGTGCTCGGGGTGGTCGCCGCGCTCGGCGCGGGCCACCTGACCGCCGGGCTGGTCGAGCCCGCCGCCTCGCCGTTCCTGGCCGTCGGCAACGCCGCGATCGACCTCACCCCGGCCGCGGTGAAGGACTTCGCGGTCCGGACCTTCGGCACCTCGGACAAGCTCGTGCTGCTCATCGGCATGGCCGTGGTGCTGGGCGGGCTCGGGGTGCTCGCGGGCGCGCTGTCGCGCCGGGTGTCCACTCCCGGCCAGGTCCTCGCGATCGGGCTCGGCCTGCTCGGGCTGGTCGCGGTGTACACGCGGCCGGACGTGGGCCAGCTCGGCCTGCTCGCCCCCGCGGCGAGCCTGTTCGCCGGGCTGTGGACCTTCCGCTGGCTGCACGGCCTCGCGCTGGCCGCCGCGGCCGAGGACCCCGCGTACGGGCGGGCGTCCCGGCGGGCGTTCCTGCGCACGTCGGCCGGGGTCGCCGCCGGGGCGGGCATCGCCGGGATCGCCGGGCAGCTGCTGGGCTCGCGGGTGGACCTGGAGGCCTCGCGGGCGGGGGTGGCGCGGGCGCTGGCCAGGACCGGTCCGCTGCCCGCCACACCGCCCGGCTCGGACTTCGCCGCCGACGGCACGCCGGCCTTCCGCACCCCGAACGCCGACTTCTACCGGATCGACACCGCGCTGTCCGTGCCCCGGCTGCCGGCCGAGGACTGGCGGCTGCGCGTGCACGGCCTGGTCGAACGTGAGCTGACCCTCACCTTCGACGACCTGCTGCGCCGCCCCGTGGTGCACCGCACGATCACCATGACCTGCGTCTCCAACGAGGTCGGCGGCCCGTACGTGTCCACCGCCACCTTCACCGGCGTCGACCTGCGCGAGCTGCTGCTGGAGGCCGGGGTCAAGCCCGGTGCGGACCAGTTGGCCACCACCAGCGAGGACGGCTGGACCTGCGGCACCCCGGTCGCGGTGCTGCTGGAGCCGGACCGGGGCGCGCTGCTGGCCTACGGCATGAACGGCGAGCCGCTGCCGCTTGAGCACGGCTTCCCCGTGCGCTTGGTCACGCCCGGCTTGTACGGCTACGTGGGTGCGACGAAGTGGCTGGTCGACGCCGAGCTGACGACCTTCGCCGAGTTCTCCCCGTACTGGATCCGGCGCGGCTGGGGCGAGCGCGGGCCGGTCAAGACGCAGTCCCGCGTGGACCGCCCGGCGCCGTTCGCGAAGGTGCCCGCCGGGCGCGTGGTGGTTGCCGGGACGGCTTGGGCACAGCATGTCGGGGTGTCCACAGTGGAGGTCCGCGTGGACGGAGGTCCTTGGCAGCGCGCGGAGCTGGCCGCCGAGGCCGGGGTGGACACCTGGCGGATGTGGCGCACCTGGTTCGAGCTGGCGCCGGGCCGGCACACCGTCGAGTGCCGGGCCACCGACCGGTCCGGGCAGACCCAGACCAGCGCCCGCGCGGACGTGGTGCCGGACGGGGCCACCGGCTGGCACGCGGTCGAGTTCACGGTGTCCTGA
- a CDS encoding redox-sensing transcriptional repressor Rex — translation MTAQRNEGRSAPADGSGTIASDPLAPEVPSARERARAIPEAAVARLAVYLRVLSGMAEQGVGTISSEELAAAAGVNSAKLRKDLSYIGSYGTRGVGYDVEVLVDQIERILGLTRKHSVAVVGIGNLGHALANYGGFPGRGFPVAALFDVDPDLMGIPVGGIPVEHVDDIPTVCAEREVTIGVIATPPAAAQLVCDRLVSAGVQCILNFAPVVLQVPDHIEVRKVDLAVEMQILSFHVARRADEAPAHEAPTSVNGARAAANGVGVRR, via the coding sequence GTGACGGCGCAGCGGAACGAGGGGCGGTCGGCCCCGGCCGACGGCTCCGGGACCATCGCTTCGGACCCGCTCGCCCCCGAGGTGCCCAGCGCGAGGGAGCGTGCGCGGGCCATCCCGGAAGCGGCCGTCGCCAGGCTCGCCGTATACCTGCGGGTGCTCTCCGGCATGGCCGAGCAGGGCGTGGGCACGATCTCCAGCGAGGAGCTCGCCGCCGCCGCCGGGGTCAACTCCGCCAAGCTCCGCAAAGACCTGTCCTACATCGGCTCGTACGGCACCCGGGGCGTCGGCTACGACGTCGAGGTCCTGGTCGACCAGATCGAGCGCATCCTGGGCCTGACCCGCAAGCACTCGGTGGCCGTGGTCGGCATCGGCAACCTGGGCCACGCGCTCGCCAACTACGGCGGGTTCCCCGGCCGGGGCTTCCCGGTGGCCGCCCTCTTCGACGTCGACCCGGACCTCATGGGCATCCCGGTCGGCGGCATCCCGGTCGAGCACGTCGACGACATCCCCACGGTCTGCGCCGAGCGCGAGGTGACCATCGGGGTCATCGCCACGCCCCCCGCGGCCGCCCAGCTGGTCTGCGATCGTTTGGTCTCCGCCGGTGTGCAATGCATCCTGAACTTCGCACCGGTTGTCCTCCAGGTCCCGGACCACATCGAGGTGCGCAAGGTCGACTTGGCGGTGGAGATGCAGATCCTGTCCTTCCACGTGGCCCGTCGCGCCGACGAGGCGCCCGCCCACGAGGCGCCCACCAGCGTGAACGGCGCCCGCGCGGCCGCCAACGGGGTGGGGGTGCGCCG
- a CDS encoding glutaredoxin family protein, protein MSHQVTLLGRADCHACDVAKADLERICGEIGVDLEVVDVDTDTELRAEYGDMVPVILINGEEHGYWKVEEERFRAALRSWG, encoded by the coding sequence GTGAGCCACCAGGTCACCCTGCTGGGCAGGGCCGACTGCCACGCCTGCGACGTCGCGAAGGCCGATCTCGAGCGCATCTGCGGCGAGATCGGCGTCGACCTCGAGGTGGTGGACGTGGACACCGACACCGAGCTGCGCGCCGAGTACGGCGACATGGTGCCGGTGATCCTCATCAACGGCGAGGAGCACGGCTACTGGAAGGTCGAGGAGGAGCGCTTCCGGGCCGCGCTGCGCAGCTGGGGCTGA